One window from the genome of Candidatus Chlorohelix allophototropha encodes:
- a CDS encoding DUF4388 domain-containing protein, protein MALEGSLREFPVTDIIQMVSLTKQTGAAEIKAAYRGQPTVGRIYFRGGNVVFAELDNLPTMEALLSFFSIDDGEFTFITGEPAPREEIHSSSEMIMMQGINRSDEVKLIREVLPSDDIVPRLADNPQTVNGGSINLRPEEWKLLTLINGQDDIATISRKGNISLHNTEKVIVHLLQLGLVEKQQRNVKYILYAELSELAIGVLGTTAKNLIDQSYQRAHIYIETDITPDQAYEVVVNFQKLSRLLVGPKKSDMLADQMRDRVNKLFNIR, encoded by the coding sequence ATGGCTCTGGAAGGTTCGCTACGCGAATTTCCAGTAACAGACATTATTCAGATGGTAAGCCTGACTAAGCAGACAGGTGCCGCTGAAATTAAAGCCGCCTATCGCGGGCAACCCACGGTGGGTCGTATTTATTTTAGAGGCGGGAACGTAGTGTTCGCCGAACTCGATAATTTGCCTACCATGGAAGCCCTTCTTTCTTTTTTCTCAATTGACGACGGCGAATTCACATTTATTACCGGTGAGCCTGCTCCTCGCGAAGAAATCCATAGTAGCAGCGAGATGATTATGATGCAGGGCATCAATCGCTCTGATGAGGTCAAACTCATTCGGGAAGTATTGCCCAGTGATGACATTGTGCCACGCCTTGCTGATAACCCTCAAACCGTGAATGGTGGTAGCATAAACCTGCGCCCTGAAGAGTGGAAGTTACTTACCCTTATCAATGGTCAAGATGATATTGCCACTATTTCCCGCAAAGGTAATATCAGCCTGCATAATACCGAGAAAGTAATTGTGCATCTGCTGCAACTTGGTCTGGTGGAGAAACAGCAGCGCAATGTCAAATATATCCTTTATGCAGAGTTAAGCGAACTAGCTATTGGTGTGCTTGGCACTACCGCTAAAAACCTGATAGATCAATCCTACCAGCGTGCGCATATTTATATCGAAACCGATATAACGCCGGATCAGGCTTATGAGGTGGTGGTTAACTTTCAAAAACTTTCACGCTTGCTGGTAGGTCCAAAAAAATCTGATATGCTGGCAGATCAAATGCGCGACCGTGTTAATAAGCTTTTCAACATCAGGTAA
- the meaB gene encoding methylmalonyl Co-A mutase-associated GTPase MeaB — protein sequence MSSSSIPQPTPAILGLVERGKGGDRRALARAITIVENRTTEASMLLKQLYPLTGRAHIIGITGAPGAGKSTLTNQLIKEFRKRNYSVGVIAIDPTSTLTGGAVLGDRIRMLENYNDKEVFIRSMATRGQLGGLASATSDVVRAMDAFGKEIIILETVGVGQDEVDIAKAAHTTILVEVPGMGDDIQAIKAGVLEIADLIVINKADREGVERLQLHLRAMMSLAPKKRNWEIPVLKTIAAEGSGICELVDQAEAHLAYLKTSGEYGKREKLRLRDEMIARISEEILTRLLKSENAPGGLNELLERIEQHELDLYEAAIKLLDGALQ from the coding sequence ATGTCTTCAAGTTCGATCCCGCAACCTACTCCAGCAATTCTGGGATTAGTAGAACGTGGTAAGGGAGGTGATCGGCGCGCCCTTGCCCGCGCCATCACCATCGTGGAGAACCGTACTACCGAAGCCTCCATGCTTCTTAAACAACTTTACCCGCTAACCGGGCGCGCCCATATCATCGGAATTACCGGCGCACCCGGTGCAGGTAAAAGCACCTTGACCAATCAGCTAATCAAGGAATTCCGAAAGCGCAACTACTCGGTGGGAGTGATAGCGATAGACCCTACCAGCACCCTAACCGGAGGCGCAGTATTGGGCGATCGCATTCGCATGCTCGAAAATTACAACGATAAGGAAGTATTTATTCGTAGCATGGCAACACGCGGGCAATTGGGCGGATTGGCTTCTGCCACCAGCGATGTGGTGCGAGCGATGGACGCTTTCGGCAAAGAAATCATCATCCTTGAAACTGTCGGTGTCGGGCAAGATGAAGTTGATATTGCCAAAGCAGCGCACACCACAATATTGGTAGAAGTACCGGGCATGGGCGATGATATTCAGGCAATCAAGGCTGGTGTGCTGGAAATTGCCGACCTGATTGTAATTAATAAAGCTGATCGCGAGGGGGTCGAACGCTTGCAATTGCACCTACGTGCAATGATGAGTCTCGCTCCCAAAAAGCGCAACTGGGAAATACCTGTTCTTAAAACCATAGCGGCGGAAGGTTCTGGTATTTGCGAACTGGTAGATCAAGCGGAAGCCCATCTAGCTTATTTGAAAACCAGCGGTGAATACGGCAAGCGCGAAAAACTTCGCCTGCGTGATGAGATGATCGCACGTATAAGCGAGGAAATATTGACGCGGTTGCTAAAATCCGAAAATGCGCCCGGTGGTCTGAACGAGTTGCTTGAACGGATTGAGCAGCACGAATTGGATCTGTACGAAGCAGCTATAAAATTACTCGATGGAGCGCTCCAGTAG
- a CDS encoding roadblock/LC7 domain-containing protein, with the protein MDPQLTSIIVSQTETSNIEECLERLVAETGANYSMLLDKSGQVIASQGDTDRQDITALGALLAGTFASSREVARLLKEKDFRVLFQQGVRENIFTELIQEQWMLVVMFDKRTHIGLVKVLSKRATDELGAVLERVKVESRAKDAVISTSFRTSVEDTIDLLFKD; encoded by the coding sequence ATGGATCCTCAACTAACTAGCATAATAGTTTCTCAGACTGAAACCTCCAATATTGAGGAATGCCTTGAGCGTCTTGTGGCTGAAACTGGAGCGAACTATTCGATGTTGCTCGACAAGAGCGGGCAAGTTATCGCTTCTCAAGGTGATACCGATCGCCAAGATATAACGGCGTTAGGCGCGTTGTTAGCAGGTACATTTGCCAGCAGCCGGGAAGTAGCGCGTTTATTAAAAGAAAAAGACTTTAGGGTATTATTCCAGCAGGGCGTTCGTGAGAATATTTTTACCGAACTGATTCAGGAACAATGGATGCTGGTAGTTATGTTTGATAAGCGCACCCATATAGGTTTGGTAAAAGTGTTAAGCAAACGTGCCACTGATGAGCTTGGGGCTGTTTTGGAAAGAGTAAAGGTTGAGAGCCGCGCAAAAGATGCTGTAATTAGCACCAGTTTCCGCACCAGCGTGGAAGATACAATTGATCTACTCTTTAAGGACTAA
- a CDS encoding metallophosphoesterase family protein, producing MRLLHISDIHFGIETYSRVDPQTGYPTRLLDFMYAFDRAIEAAMEMGVDAVLFTGDAYKSRDPNPTVQREFAKRIQRLASNGIPVYLLTGNHDLPSMSNRAHAIEIFQTLYVPNVYVAREIGLTVIQTKSGPLQVVALPWVTRAGLIAREEYRGKSMDELNELMTVKITNALNAFITKLDPQIPAVLAAHATIAGSVWSSERSIMLGQDLVIQKSMLSAARFDYVAVGHIHKHQHFEVDGVSIVYPGSIERIDFGEEKEDKGFVIVDINDPGGGLASRNTVWSFNADHRTRPFHTLELDIKQVESDGLVNPTTAIIQALQREAIRWENGLNEAIVRVKIKLRPEQEGQVREDEIRRVLHEMKVYLVAAISREVDKPRRTRLAGLEVEELTPLQLLEKYLQSKQVDSRRIEILLKHARDIINPMGSQ from the coding sequence ATGCGCCTCCTGCATATCTCTGACATACATTTTGGCATCGAAACCTATTCGAGGGTAGACCCGCAAACGGGCTACCCTACGCGCCTACTCGATTTCATGTACGCCTTTGACCGTGCCATCGAAGCGGCAATGGAAATGGGCGTGGATGCAGTTTTGTTCACGGGCGATGCCTATAAAAGTCGCGACCCCAACCCTACCGTGCAACGCGAATTTGCCAAACGAATTCAGCGTCTTGCCTCAAACGGAATTCCGGTTTATCTCTTGACCGGAAACCATGACTTGCCAAGCATGAGCAATCGCGCCCATGCTATTGAAATTTTTCAGACCTTGTATGTGCCCAATGTGTATGTTGCGCGCGAAATCGGGCTGACCGTTATCCAAACCAAAAGTGGACCACTTCAGGTAGTAGCACTCCCATGGGTTACCCGCGCCGGATTAATTGCCAGAGAAGAATATCGCGGCAAAAGTATGGATGAGCTAAATGAATTAATGACCGTAAAGATTACCAACGCCTTAAACGCCTTTATCACCAAGCTCGATCCACAAATACCGGCAGTGCTGGCAGCACATGCCACCATCGCCGGGTCAGTTTGGAGTAGCGAGCGTTCTATAATGTTAGGTCAAGATTTGGTAATCCAGAAAAGTATGCTTAGCGCCGCTCGCTTTGATTACGTAGCGGTTGGGCATATCCACAAGCACCAGCATTTTGAAGTGGATGGTGTTTCGATTGTTTATCCCGGCAGTATCGAACGAATAGATTTTGGAGAAGAAAAAGAAGATAAAGGCTTCGTAATTGTGGATATTAATGATCCGGGCGGTGGGCTTGCCTCACGCAACACGGTTTGGTCATTCAATGCCGACCACCGGACGCGCCCTTTTCACACGCTGGAACTGGATATAAAGCAGGTTGAAAGTGATGGGCTGGTAAATCCCACTACCGCGATTATACAAGCGCTACAGCGCGAAGCTATTCGTTGGGAAAACGGCTTGAACGAGGCAATCGTTCGAGTTAAAATCAAATTGCGACCGGAACAGGAAGGGCAAGTGCGCGAAGATGAAATAAGGCGCGTCTTGCATGAAATGAAAGTTTACCTAGTTGCTGCTATCAGTCGTGAAGTAGATAAACCACGCAGGACTCGCCTCGCCGGATTGGAAGTAGAAGAATTAACGCCACTTCAACTGCTTGAAAAATACCTACAAAGCAAGCAGGTTGACTCGCGCCGCATCGAAATTTTGCTCAAACACGCCCGCGATATTATCAACCCCATGGGTTCCCAATAA
- a CDS encoding S41 family peptidase — protein MQEDAKSEDLKESEPRILPPSKLDYKSLPRLLKLQIMVSGVFLFVVAFFLGIIFTIFMQNTPFDDGFLNLIQKPILSASNIPTDAHRQWLNLSQTFTLIDRYYYERDKIKHKDMTYAAAQAVANSLGDPFTQFVPPERSAELSQNLSGQQVGVGIITQYNQDKSITIKEVFEGTPAEKAGLKEGDIFLKVAGQELTQTGDSNKDLTQLSTLLRGDKGSKVTVTLRRPSENNRELDIEIIRDSFIRPSVTVKLLPDKIGYINVSVFGSNTVKEFDQKVKRLTDAGAIGLVLDLRNNGGGLVDTAKDLLARFMNGGVAYYADIPSENEKFRTENVAENKSGLALYDIPLTVLVNKDSASASEITAGALRDRNRAPLIGQRTYGKGVAQYVVPLFDGSTARITFEKWYTPAKIDISKQGLQPNIVVNQTQDDITAGRDPQLDRAVKFLLDKEQIPPL, from the coding sequence ATGCAAGAAGATGCAAAATCTGAAGATTTAAAAGAATCCGAACCCCGGATTCTTCCGCCGTCCAAACTGGATTATAAATCGTTACCTCGCCTTCTAAAATTACAAATAATGGTTAGCGGGGTATTTCTGTTTGTAGTCGCCTTTTTTCTGGGGATTATTTTTACTATTTTTATGCAGAACACCCCTTTCGATGACGGGTTTTTGAACCTGATTCAAAAACCAATCCTAAGCGCTAGTAATATCCCTACCGATGCCCATCGCCAATGGCTGAATTTAAGCCAGACTTTTACGCTAATTGACCGTTATTATTACGAGCGTGATAAAATCAAGCATAAGGATATGACCTATGCGGCGGCTCAAGCGGTAGCTAATTCGTTAGGTGATCCCTTTACCCAATTCGTGCCACCCGAACGTAGCGCCGAACTGAGCCAAAACCTATCGGGGCAACAAGTCGGGGTCGGTATTATTACCCAATATAACCAAGATAAATCAATTACAATAAAAGAGGTATTTGAGGGTACTCCTGCCGAGAAAGCGGGCTTAAAGGAAGGCGATATTTTCCTTAAAGTGGCTGGACAAGAGTTAACGCAGACAGGTGACTCCAACAAAGACCTAACACAGTTATCAACTTTGCTGCGAGGCGATAAAGGTTCAAAAGTAACGGTTACTTTACGCCGCCCTTCTGAAAATAATCGTGAACTGGATATTGAAATTATCCGCGATTCGTTTATCCGTCCCTCTGTTACTGTAAAATTACTGCCGGATAAAATCGGTTATATCAATGTTTCAGTGTTTGGCTCTAATACTGTTAAGGAATTTGACCAGAAGGTGAAACGTCTTACCGACGCTGGCGCTATCGGCTTGGTGTTGGACTTGCGCAACAATGGGGGCGGGTTAGTAGATACTGCTAAAGATTTGTTAGCACGTTTTATGAATGGTGGTGTGGCATACTATGCCGATATCCCTTCCGAGAATGAAAAATTTCGTACCGAAAATGTAGCCGAAAATAAAAGTGGTTTGGCATTGTATGATATCCCGCTGACGGTGTTGGTCAACAAGGATTCTGCCAGCGCCAGCGAGATTACTGCCGGTGCGCTGCGTGACCGAAACCGCGCTCCCCTAATCGGACAACGCACTTATGGCAAAGGTGTAGCACAATATGTAGTGCCGCTCTTTGATGGTTCAACTGCCCGTATTACATTTGAAAAATGGTACACTCCTGCTAAAATTGATATTTCTAAGCAGGGCTTGCAACCTAATATCGTTGTAAATCAGACTCAGGATGACATTACTGCCGGACGCGACCCACAATTGGATCGCGCCGTGAAGTTTTTATTAGATAAAGAACAGATACCACCCCTTTAG
- a CDS encoding cobalamin B12-binding domain-containing protein, protein MTQQNEVQHKIRVLIAKPGLDGHDRGAKVVTRGLRDAGMEVIYTGLHQTPEMILEAALQEDVDAIGLSILSGAHTVLFPRVMKLLAENNMEDVLVFAGGIIPPEEVEEIKKLGIQAVFGPGTTIEETANFIRQNVRPTASAATGSEKS, encoded by the coding sequence ATGACCCAGCAGAATGAAGTACAACACAAAATCAGAGTATTAATCGCAAAACCCGGTTTAGATGGGCATGATCGGGGTGCGAAGGTAGTAACACGCGGCTTACGAGATGCCGGTATGGAAGTAATCTATACCGGGTTGCACCAGACCCCAGAAATGATACTAGAAGCAGCGCTCCAAGAAGATGTTGATGCCATTGGATTGAGTATTCTCAGCGGCGCTCATACTGTCCTGTTTCCGCGCGTCATGAAGTTGCTAGCTGAAAATAATATGGAAGATGTACTGGTGTTCGCCGGAGGCATCATTCCACCGGAAGAAGTGGAAGAAATCAAAAAGCTGGGCATACAAGCTGTTTTTGGTCCCGGCACTACCATTGAAGAAACCGCCAACTTCATACGCCAGAACGTGCGCCCAACGGCAAGCGCGGCTACCGGGAGTGAAAAAAGCTAA
- a CDS encoding DedA family protein yields MLKGLENWLIDFLTTFYHSVGWWGVIAMMAIESMMIPLPSEIIMPLAGWLLVTNIAGDTPVWLQLVWAGVIGGVGCTIGSIIGYYIGLFGGRPLVVKYGKYVLINVGHLEIAERWLDRWGALATFISRLLPVVRTFVSLPAGVVRTHLAIFLPLTFIGSFIWSLALAWVGFVLGAQFESVRNSIGWLDYPIIAVILLLVVWFVYNSLKKRKQERLAASVVGGKGKE; encoded by the coding sequence GTGTTAAAGGGTCTTGAAAACTGGCTGATCGACTTCCTGACAACTTTTTACCATAGTGTTGGCTGGTGGGGCGTAATAGCGATGATGGCAATTGAAAGCATGATGATTCCGCTACCCAGCGAAATTATTATGCCGCTGGCAGGGTGGTTGCTGGTGACCAATATTGCCGGTGATACTCCCGTGTGGCTGCAACTGGTCTGGGCTGGTGTAATCGGTGGTGTAGGCTGCACAATCGGCTCTATAATCGGCTACTATATCGGACTCTTTGGCGGCAGACCTCTGGTAGTTAAATACGGCAAGTATGTGCTGATTAACGTTGGGCATCTGGAAATTGCCGAACGATGGCTCGATCGTTGGGGCGCCCTTGCCACTTTTATTTCTCGTTTGCTACCGGTGGTACGCACATTTGTAAGTTTGCCTGCCGGTGTGGTACGCACGCATCTTGCCATATTTTTACCTTTAACCTTTATAGGTTCATTTATTTGGTCGCTGGCTTTAGCTTGGGTAGGGTTTGTGTTGGGGGCACAATTTGAGTCGGTTCGCAACTCAATCGGCTGGTTAGATTACCCCATCATTGCTGTAATTCTACTTCTAGTAGTTTGGTTTGTGTACAATTCGCTGAAAAAGCGCAAGCAAGAACGCCTTGCTGCTTCGGTTGTAGGCGGCAAAGGCAAGGAATAA
- the cax gene encoding calcium/proton exchanger — protein MAAGFVGRAFGELRRASLFDKILIVFYVFVPLAFVARFADLSPFATFFISALAIVPLAKLLGEATESIASKIGATLGGLLNATFGNAVELIISIIALSKGIPEVVKASITGSIIGNILFVLGLSMFLGGLGYKSQRFNRYIASSSASQMTLACIALIVPSVFVATSGQTANLPSLVENLSLLVSVILLVSYAAQLFFTLRTHSKETADEELPEGLQEYENELAKADEVIHGSAWGVRRSLITLVLATVIIGLVSETLVGSIEPLTKELGWTELFVGVILVAIIGNAAEHLTAVTVAMKNKMTLALSISIGSAAQIALFVAPVLVFVGFFMGGNSQLDLYFGEFELIAIVVSVVIMNLVTQDNESNWFEGVQLLAAYAILGIAFYLHPPVVFPTLK, from the coding sequence ATGGCAGCAGGATTTGTTGGTCGTGCCTTTGGAGAACTTCGGCGCGCCTCGCTTTTCGACAAAATTTTGATAGTATTTTATGTATTTGTACCACTCGCTTTTGTAGCACGCTTTGCCGACTTGTCCCCTTTCGCCACTTTCTTCATCTCTGCTTTGGCAATCGTGCCACTTGCCAAGCTACTGGGAGAGGCTACCGAATCAATTGCCTCCAAAATAGGCGCAACTCTGGGTGGTTTACTCAATGCTACTTTTGGAAACGCGGTGGAATTAATTATTTCCATTATTGCGCTTTCAAAGGGCATACCGGAGGTTGTAAAGGCTTCGATTACAGGTTCAATCATCGGTAACATACTATTTGTATTAGGCTTGTCGATGTTTTTAGGGGGACTAGGTTACAAAAGCCAACGCTTTAACCGCTATATTGCCAGTTCTTCGGCTAGCCAAATGACCCTAGCCTGTATTGCGCTAATCGTGCCTTCAGTATTTGTAGCCACTTCGGGGCAAACTGCTAATCTGCCTTCACTGGTTGAAAACCTAAGCTTGCTGGTGTCGGTTATTTTACTCGTATCCTATGCTGCGCAACTTTTCTTTACCTTACGTACTCACAGCAAAGAAACTGCCGATGAAGAATTGCCGGAGGGTTTGCAGGAATATGAAAATGAGCTAGCTAAAGCCGATGAGGTTATACATGGTTCAGCGTGGGGTGTGCGCCGTTCGTTGATTACACTGGTGTTAGCTACCGTCATTATTGGGTTGGTATCCGAAACGCTGGTGGGGAGTATAGAGCCACTAACCAAAGAACTAGGCTGGACAGAGCTATTTGTGGGGGTAATTCTGGTGGCGATTATCGGTAATGCTGCCGAACACCTTACTGCCGTTACAGTAGCGATGAAGAATAAGATGACGCTGGCGTTAAGTATCTCAATCGGTAGCGCGGCGCAGATTGCTCTTTTTGTAGCTCCGGTACTGGTGTTTGTAGGCTTTTTTATGGGCGGCAATAGCCAACTTGATCTTTATTTCGGAGAGTTTGAGTTGATCGCGATTGTAGTCTCGGTGGTAATTATGAATCTGGTTACACAGGATAACGAAAGTAACTGGTTTGAAGGCGTACAATTGCTGGCGGCATATGCCATTCTGGGAATCGCCTTTTATCTGCACCCGCCTGTTGTTTTCCCAACCCTGAAATAG
- the larC gene encoding nickel pincer cofactor biosynthesis protein LarC codes for MGKLIYFDAFSGVSGDMTLGALLHAGMPLDYLKAELAKLGVANYHLEMNRVEQHGISGIKLDVILEQPELETQRHLREILAIIENSALIDRVKDRASRIFRALAEAEAQVHGVPLEQVHFHEVGAVDAIVDIVGTCLGFEYFEIEHFYCSALPLGSGFVNTAHGILPVPAPATLQLLANAGAILSPQVTLSNGSQYPARSEMVTPTGAAIVTTLCRFTQPAMQLEKIGYGFGSREFDWLNALRLWLGEPLPETETHKTIQLTQESLTSDPFEHDEICGLETNLDDMSAEGLGYLMDKLLAEGALDVYFSPIQMKKNRPGVMLGVLANTSDEARIAELILKETSAFGVRVSQYRRYKAGRNFREVEVAGSKVRLKLKFLNGIAVEAVPEYEDVAAIARRTKRPFREIYEAAKNTAEIKNPPPA; via the coding sequence ATGGGCAAACTGATTTATTTTGACGCATTTTCCGGTGTAAGCGGTGACATGACACTCGGCGCATTGCTGCATGCCGGAATGCCGCTTGATTACCTCAAAGCTGAACTGGCAAAACTCGGTGTAGCTAATTACCATCTTGAAATGAATCGAGTCGAGCAGCATGGCATCAGCGGGATAAAGCTAGATGTAATTTTAGAGCAACCGGAACTGGAAACGCAGCGCCATCTCCGCGAGATACTCGCTATTATCGAAAACAGCGCATTGATTGATAGAGTCAAGGATAGAGCCTCTCGCATTTTCCGGGCGTTGGCAGAAGCCGAAGCGCAGGTTCATGGAGTACCGCTTGAACAGGTGCATTTTCACGAGGTCGGGGCAGTAGATGCTATCGTGGATATTGTAGGGACGTGCCTAGGCTTCGAATATTTCGAAATAGAGCATTTTTATTGCAGCGCATTACCGCTGGGTAGCGGCTTTGTAAATACGGCGCACGGAATTCTGCCTGTGCCTGCCCCTGCCACCCTGCAATTGCTGGCAAACGCCGGGGCTATTTTGTCGCCCCAAGTAACCCTATCCAATGGTAGCCAATACCCTGCCCGCAGCGAAATGGTAACGCCTACAGGAGCGGCAATTGTAACAACCTTGTGCCGCTTCACCCAACCCGCTATGCAACTGGAAAAAATCGGCTATGGCTTCGGGAGTCGCGAATTTGATTGGCTAAATGCGCTGCGCCTGTGGCTAGGAGAACCTCTGCCAGAAACTGAGACTCATAAAACAATACAGTTAACACAGGAATCGCTTACTAGCGACCCTTTTGAACATGACGAAATTTGCGGACTAGAAACCAATCTTGACGATATGAGCGCGGAAGGCTTGGGTTATCTGATGGATAAATTGCTGGCAGAAGGCGCACTAGATGTTTACTTCAGCCCTATCCAGATGAAAAAAAACCGCCCCGGTGTAATGCTAGGCGTGCTGGCAAATACCAGCGATGAAGCGCGTATTGCCGAGCTTATCTTGAAAGAAACCAGCGCCTTTGGCGTGCGAGTAAGCCAATATCGCCGTTACAAAGCCGGGCGCAATTTCCGAGAAGTGGAAGTGGCAGGCTCAAAAGTACGGCTCAAGCTCAAGTTTCTCAACGGCATAGCGGTAGAAGCCGTGCCGGAATACGAAGATGTAGCGGCAATCGCACGCCGCACCAAGAGACCATTCCGTGAAATTTATGAAGCAGCAAAAAACACAGCCGAAATAAAAAATCCCCCTCCGGCATAG
- a CDS encoding roadblock/LC7 domain-containing protein, with product MLNKFKAVKDVEMAAIVSLDGMQLDSFSKGNLDVDSICAIATTGLQMSVALGHETERGDAKQTVLEYSGGAIVLEPLTEETMMLVVSSDPNSIGKIRYLGKKYRQLLIDALGE from the coding sequence GTGTTAAACAAGTTTAAAGCGGTAAAAGACGTAGAGATGGCGGCAATAGTCAGCTTGGATGGCATGCAGTTGGACAGCTTTAGCAAGGGTAATTTGGATGTCGATTCCATCTGTGCCATCGCTACTACCGGTTTACAAATGAGTGTGGCGCTCGGTCATGAAACGGAACGTGGCGATGCCAAACAGACTGTACTGGAGTATTCGGGCGGTGCAATAGTGCTAGAGCCTTTGACTGAAGAAACTATGATGCTGGTGGTCTCTAGCGATCCCAATAGCATTGGCAAGATACGATATTTAGGTAAAAAATACCGTCAATTATTAATCGATGCCCTAGGTGAATAA
- a CDS encoding DedA family protein, whose product MELTIFLDYDVIAATDVVAKEGGFFLDPVYLIKTLGLFGIVLIVFAESGLLFGFFFPGDSLLFTAGFFASQGWFDIWLLVPLCFIAAVLGDSVGYWTGSKFGPKLFNKEDSFFFHKDHIIRAQKFYDKYGGKTVLLARFVPIVRTFAPIVAGMGKMRYATFLAYNVVGAFVFAVCITLAGYFLGQVIPDIDKFLLPIIFLIILVSVAPGIYHIFKEKDNRMRFTNSLKKLLKRDGKVESAAQLNKKD is encoded by the coding sequence TTGGAACTGACAATTTTTCTTGACTATGATGTAATTGCAGCAACAGACGTTGTTGCCAAAGAAGGCGGCTTCTTCCTCGATCCTGTTTATCTTATCAAAACCCTAGGCTTGTTCGGCATAGTGCTGATTGTTTTCGCCGAGTCGGGTTTGCTGTTCGGCTTTTTCTTTCCGGGTGACAGTTTGCTCTTTACTGCCGGGTTTTTTGCTTCTCAGGGTTGGTTTGATATCTGGTTACTGGTTCCCCTATGTTTTATTGCCGCTGTTTTGGGCGATAGTGTAGGTTACTGGACAGGCAGCAAGTTTGGTCCGAAGTTATTTAACAAGGAAGATTCATTTTTCTTCCATAAGGATCATATTATTCGCGCTCAAAAATTTTACGATAAATACGGTGGCAAAACAGTTCTGCTGGCGCGTTTCGTGCCGATTGTGCGCACCTTCGCGCCGATTGTAGCGGGCATGGGCAAAATGCGCTATGCCACATTTCTAGCTTACAATGTGGTGGGCGCTTTCGTATTTGCAGTTTGTATCACTCTCGCTGGCTATTTCTTGGGTCAGGTGATACCGGATATAGATAAATTCCTGTTGCCAATTATTTTCTTGATTATTTTAGTTTCAGTTGCGCCGGGGATATACCATATTTTCAAGGAAAAAGATAACCGGATGCGCTTTACGAATAGCCTCAAGAAGTTGCTCAAACGTGATGGTAAGGTGGAATCTGCCGCTCAACTTAATAAAAAAGACTAA
- a CDS encoding GTP-binding protein, whose product MALINVAAREIHCKIVYYGPGLCGKTTNLKYIHSAVPGHAKGDLLSIATETERTLFFDFLPLDLGQVHGFQTRFHLYTVPGQVLYERTRVAVLNGADGVVFVADSQQNKLRENIQSLQELARNIQAQGKKFLEFPLVLQYNKRDMPNAVPVEILDHYLNSSIKVPRFEAIASKGDGVFDTLKSISKLVISKL is encoded by the coding sequence ATGGCTCTGATAAATGTTGCGGCTCGCGAAATACACTGCAAAATTGTTTATTACGGACCCGGCTTATGCGGCAAAACTACAAATTTAAAGTATATCCATTCTGCGGTACCCGGTCATGCCAAAGGTGATTTGCTTTCGATTGCTACCGAAACCGAGCGCACCTTGTTTTTTGACTTTCTTCCGCTAGATTTGGGTCAGGTTCACGGATTCCAAACCCGCTTCCACTTATATACTGTCCCGGGTCAGGTGCTGTATGAGCGAACTCGCGTGGCGGTGTTGAACGGGGCGGATGGGGTAGTTTTTGTAGCAGACAGTCAGCAAAACAAGTTACGCGAGAATATTCAAAGCTTACAGGAATTAGCCCGAAATATTCAAGCGCAGGGTAAGAAGTTTCTAGAATTTCCACTGGTATTGCAATATAATAAGCGCGATATGCCCAACGCCGTACCGGTTGAAATCTTGGATCATTATCTAAATTCTTCCATAAAAGTCCCGCGCTTTGAGGCGATTGCCAGCAAGGGCGATGGAGTTTTTGATACTCTTAAGTCAATCAGTAAACTGGTTATTAGTAAGTTATAA